From the Kitasatospora viridis genome, one window contains:
- the lysA gene encoding diaminopimelate decarboxylase — MSRSAHPAGPRHGDVLPEGHYSAPPQDLNALDPKVWSRTAARTADGVLSIGGIPVTDLAEQFGTPAYLLDEADFRVRARAWRDAFGPDADVYYAGKAFLSKAVVRWLHEEGLNLDVCSAGELAVALAGGMPPQRLALHGNNKSVEELEEAVKAGVGHIVLDSFQEIERLAAVARAQGVRQPVLIRITVGVEAHTHEFIATAHEDQKFGLSLAGGLAAEAVRRTLAEDALELRGLHSHIGSQIFDTAGFEVAARRVVGLLAEVRDEHGVELPEIDLGGGLGIAYTSEDDPREPAEIAASLAGIVRRECAAAGLAVPRLSVEPGRAIVGPTTCTLYRVGTVKPLAGLRSYVSVDGGMSDNIRTALYDAVYSVTLASRTSEAEPMLVRVVGKHCESGDIVVKDAFLPADLAPGDLIAVPATGAYCRSMASNYNHALRPPVVAVAEGAARAVVRRETAEDLLRLDIG, encoded by the coding sequence ATGAGCCGCTCCGCGCACCCGGCCGGCCCCCGGCACGGCGACGTGCTGCCCGAGGGCCACTACTCGGCGCCCCCGCAGGACCTCAACGCGCTGGACCCCAAGGTCTGGTCGCGCACCGCCGCGCGCACCGCCGACGGTGTGCTCAGCATCGGCGGGATCCCGGTCACCGACCTGGCCGAGCAGTTCGGCACCCCGGCCTACCTGCTGGACGAGGCCGACTTCCGGGTCCGGGCCCGGGCCTGGCGGGACGCCTTCGGCCCGGACGCCGACGTGTACTACGCCGGCAAGGCCTTCCTCTCCAAGGCGGTGGTCCGCTGGCTGCACGAGGAGGGGCTCAACCTCGACGTCTGCAGCGCCGGCGAGCTGGCCGTCGCACTGGCCGGCGGGATGCCGCCGCAGCGGCTCGCGCTGCACGGCAACAACAAGTCGGTCGAGGAGCTGGAGGAGGCGGTGAAGGCCGGGGTCGGCCACATCGTGCTGGACTCCTTCCAGGAGATCGAGCGCCTCGCCGCGGTGGCCCGGGCGCAGGGCGTGCGGCAGCCGGTGCTGATCCGGATCACGGTCGGTGTCGAGGCGCACACCCACGAGTTCATCGCGACGGCGCACGAGGACCAGAAGTTCGGCCTCTCGCTGGCGGGCGGCCTGGCCGCCGAGGCGGTCCGCCGCACGCTGGCCGAGGACGCCCTGGAACTGCGCGGCCTGCACTCGCACATCGGCTCGCAGATCTTCGACACGGCCGGCTTCGAGGTGGCCGCCCGCCGGGTGGTCGGCCTGCTCGCCGAGGTCCGCGACGAGCACGGCGTCGAGCTGCCCGAGATCGACCTGGGCGGTGGCCTGGGCATCGCCTACACCAGCGAGGACGACCCGCGCGAGCCCGCCGAGATCGCCGCCTCGCTGGCCGGCATCGTCCGCCGGGAGTGCGCGGCCGCGGGGCTGGCGGTGCCGCGGCTCAGCGTGGAGCCGGGCCGGGCGATCGTCGGGCCCACCACCTGCACGCTCTACCGGGTCGGCACCGTCAAGCCGCTGGCGGGCCTGCGCAGTTACGTGAGCGTGGACGGCGGGATGTCGGACAACATCCGCACCGCGCTGTACGACGCGGTCTACTCGGTGACGCTCGCCTCCCGCACCAGCGAGGCCGAGCCGATGCTGGTGCGGGTGGTCGGGAAGCACTGCGAATCAGGTGACATCGTGGTGAAGGACGCCTTCCTGCCGGCCGACCTGGCACCCGGCGACCTGATCGCGGTGCCGGCCACCGGCGCCTACTGCCGCTCGATGGCCAGCAACTACAACCACGCGCTGCGCCCACCGGTGGTGGCGGTCGCCGAGGGCGCTGCCCGGGCGGTCGTGCGGCGCGAGACGGCGGAGGATCTCCTGCGCCTGGATATCGGATAG